Genomic segment of Sphingopyxis lindanitolerans:
ATTTCGGCGGTTCGCTGGAGGGATATCTCAACCTGCCGCTGTCGCCGGCCGCGGCTCTGCGGGTCGTCGGATTCTATCAGAAGGACGGCGGCTATATCGACAATATTCCGGGCACCCGCACCTTCACGCTCGACGATGCCGACCCCGATACGAACCTCACCGTCGATAATCATGCGCTGGTCAAGAACGACTATAACGACGTCGAAACCTATGGCGGGCGGATCGCGCTGGGGGTCGACCTCGACGAGGATTGGACGGTCACGCCGCAATTCATCTATCAGCGCCAGCTCTCGCACGGCGGCTTTCTGTTCGATCCGCGCAAGGGCGATCTGAACGTCACCGACTATTTCCCGTCGCGCAACCTCGATCGCTGGTATCAGGCCGCGCTTACGGTCGAAGGAAAGGTCGGGAATTGGGACCTGGTCTATTCGGGCGGATATTTCGAGCGCAAGGTCGATAGCACGTTCGATTATTCCTATTACACCGTCGCCTATGACAGCTATGGCTATTATGCCAATTATTACCCCGACGGAAACGGCGGCTTCCTCGACCCGCAGCAGCGGTTTTACGGAAGCGATCATTATACCAAGCAGACGCACGAACTGCGTATTTCATCGCCGTCCGAAAACCGCTTCAGGCTGACCGCGGGAATGTTCTATCAGCGCCAGAGCGACACCGCGCGGACCACTTATGACATCACCGGCATCGGAAGCATCCCGCCGCCGATCTGGGCGACGCCGTTTCCCGCCAGCACCGGCGATCCCGACACGATTTTCATGACCCGCGTTTTCCGCGTCGACAAGGATTATGCGCTCTTCGCGCAGGGCGAATATGACATCCTGCCCAACCTCACCCTCTCGGCGGGCGTCCGCGGGTTCCGGGCCAGGAATTCGATCGTCGGCTTTTCGGGTATCGCCACCGGCAGTTCGATCGACAGCTGTGTGCGACCGTCGCCGACGCCCGACAAGGTCTGCATCAATATCGACAAGCATACCAAGCAGGACAGCTACACGTACAAGCTCAACCTCAGCTGGAACGCGACGCCCGATCTGATGCTCTATGCGACGCTGTCCAGCGGCTTTCGGCCGGGCGGCAACAACCGCCGGGCCGACGTTGATCCGTTCAAGGCGGACAAGCTCTATAATCACGAGATCGGCTGGAAGCTGGGCGCGGGACGGTTCACCTTCAACGGCGCCGCTTTCTATCAAAAATGGAAGAATATGCAGTTCGGGCTGGTGCCGCTGAACAACAACGGCGTCACCAACATCTACAACGCCGGCGATGCGAACATCTATGGCATCGAGAGCGATGTGTCCTACCGCGTCGACGGACTCAGCCTGATCGCGTCGATGGCCTATACCGATGCCCGGTTGGGAACCGATTTCTGCGAGATCGACCCGGCCACGCTGAACATCGTCTGCCGCCCGGGGGTCGCGCCGGCGGCGCCCAAGGGAACCCGGCTGCCGGTCCAGCCCAAGGTGAAGGGGACGCTGACCGCGCGCTACGAGTTTCCGGCGGCAGCCGAGAACAAGATGTTCGTCCAGGCATCGATGTTCTTTCAGGGTGGCACGCGATCTTTTCTGACCGACGCCGATTTTGCGGCGATCGGGCCGACGAAGGGGTTCGTCACCTTCGATCTTTCGGCCGGCACCCACGTCGGCAACTGGAAGGTCGAGGCCTTTATCGAGAATCTGTTCGACCGGCGCGGGGAGCTGAGCCGCAACACCTATTGCGCGATCACATTCTGCGGACCTTACCGCCGCAG
This window contains:
- a CDS encoding TonB-dependent receptor produces the protein MKETTQFMSRSVAAMLATTILCTSGAALAQDASAADGATTDGEIVVTAQKREQNLQDVPISIQALGESRLENAQVSSFDDYQKLLPSVSSQSYGPSQTQIVFRGVTSGSDGLQTGSLPTSSVYIDEIPVTTIYGSVDFHVYDVARVEALSGPQGTLFGASSLSGTLRIITNKPDTSGFSGAIDAQVNKFGKGDFGGSLEGYLNLPLSPAAALRVVGFYQKDGGYIDNIPGTRTFTLDDADPDTNLTVDNHALVKNDYNDVETYGGRIALGVDLDEDWTVTPQFIYQRQLSHGGFLFDPRKGDLNVTDYFPSRNLDRWYQAALTVEGKVGNWDLVYSGGYFERKVDSTFDYSYYTVAYDSYGYYANYYPDGNGGFLDPQQRFYGSDHYTKQTHELRISSPSENRFRLTAGMFYQRQSDTARTTYDITGIGSIPPPIWATPFPASTGDPDTIFMTRVFRVDKDYALFAQGEYDILPNLTLSAGVRGFRARNSIVGFSGIATGSSIDSCVRPSPTPDKVCINIDKHTKQDSYTYKLNLSWNATPDLMLYATLSSGFRPGGNNRRADVDPFKADKLYNHEIGWKLGAGRFTFNGAAFYQKWKNMQFGLVPLNNNGVTNIYNAGDANIYGIESDVSYRVDGLSLIASMAYTDARLGTDFCEIDPATLNIVCRPGVAPAAPKGTRLPVQPKVKGTLTARYEFPAAAENKMFVQASMFFQGGTRSFLTDADFAAIGPTKGFVTFDLSAGTHVGNWKVEAFIENLFDRRGELSRNTYCAITFCGPYRRSYPTKPQFFGLKVGTEF